The DNA window AGTGTGTCTAGTCCACGGGTTCACAAAGTAGCAGGTTATCCTACCTGTACACCCCATCCACCAAACTAGTAGGCTGTTAGGGGGGTTATTGTTTGAGAAATGGAGGAGGCAAACTACCCCAGCTTCATCTTCTCTGCCCTGATGTTTCAGTTCCTGAAAACAAGCTCTTTCCCCTTTTGCCTTTATTGCCTTAACTTCCCTATCTGCCTAAAAACCTCCTGCCCATCCTTTAAGACCCAGCTAATGTATGTCCTCTGAAGCTCTGTCCAGCTCCCTGAGCAGtcactcccttccctgccctaAAGTGCATAGTTTATGCTTCCAGGTTAGCACTTACAATTTTCTTCTGTAATCTATGCACATATCTCTCCCTCCAACTATACTGAAGCTATTTATTTCATGGCTCTTTGCATCTCCAGAGCTTGGCAAATAAAGGTGTTCAAGAAatgtttgtgaatgaatgaatatatctcCTCACTTTCTAGTTGTGGAAAACTGAGACCCGGAATAAATTGGAGTTGCTTGTCCAAGATTATatggtaaatggcagagccaagacCAGAATCCTGGTTTGTTACCAATCCAACTCTCTTTCCATCAGAGTGCTGTAATTATCAATAGGATggtaaaatctatttatttttgctattgctGACCATTCTCATAGTCCAAATTGAATAAATTGCAAATATGCATTCATTGTGTTAAGCAAGGGTCAgcttatatgtaaatatttttctttacagttaTTTAACATAACTGATTTCTTTTGAAGCCTAGTTCATTGCAAACAAGTGAGTTTGACTCATCAGATGAAGAGCCTATTGAAGATGAACAGACTCCAATTCAGATATCATGGTATGTTAAACTTCTGATCAATGATGAGCTAAATTATTTGATCTGCACATCATAATCCATGTAGATACGTAGtccacatattaaaaatatttagtggggtccctgggtggctcagtcattgaagtgtctgactcttgatttcagctcaggtcatgatctcacagttcgtgagatcaagccctgcgtcgggctttgcgctgacagcccagagcctgcttgggattgtctctctctttgcccttcccctgctcactcgctcctCACCAGCACATGCTcgcacgctccctctctctctctctctctcaaattaaataaataaataaataaataaataataatatttataaataaaataaacaaataaataatatttattttatataaataaataaaataaatatttagtgatttTTTCTGCTGGTTGTATAATTCTAATCTTTAAGGGATTTTCTAATTCTGCTTTACTAtctatgatataaataaataaaataaaaaataaaataaaaaatatttataaataaataatatttattttatataaataaataaaataaaaaatatttagtgattttttttttctgctggttGTATAATCCTAATCTTTAAGGGATTTTCCAATTCTGCTTTATTTACTATCCATGATAGAATAAGGCTTTCCTTTTTGGGGGGCTTAGGGGGAGATTGTTCTTCTGCATTCAGAAAACCATAGTAGAAACAAGTAACTAAGGAGTTGAGATAAAATCAGAATATCTCCCATTTGGTACCAAAACTTACTTATTCTTTTAGGACAAAAGAACAGTATACCAAACATAGGATGAGATATTTAATTGTTTGTCATTTAGTCAAATCCTAGAACTACTTGCCACAGTCATGCATCTACTAGCAGACCCTGCTTAAGATAAAAGCCATATTACCACAGATActagaacaaaaaacaaatgtttctatATAGAATCAACTTAAAAATCTTGGCAGTGACTTCTGGTTACACCAGATTCTCTACAACAATCAATGCTTTTTCTCATCCCTGTAAATGTAATAATCTCTCTTTAAGAAAACACCATTCCCACTCTAAAAAACAGTATGgttttcctcacaaaattaaaaacagaactaccctatgacccagaaattgcaccactaggtatttatccaaaggatacaggagtgctgattcgaaggggcacgtgcacccccatgtttatagcagcactatcgactgataaatggataaagaaaatgtcgtgtatatatacaatggaatattactcggtgatcaaaaagaatgaaatcttgccatttgcaacagcgtaGATGGacctagagtatattatgctaagcgaagtaagtcagggagagacaaacatcatatgattttactcctacgtggaatttaagaaacaaaagagatgaacacagggaaagggaagcaaaaataagatagaaacagggggagacaaaccatatgagactcttaaatacaaagaacaaccTGAGGATTGATAGTGGAGTGtcaggtggagggatgggctaaacaggtgagggagcattaaggagggcacttgttgggatgagcactgggtgttatacacaagtaatgaatcactaaattctactcctgaaaccattattacactatatgttaactaacttggagtttaattttttttttaagtttctaaaaaatttttaaaaagaaaataccattccCAActataggaagagaaaaagagggtgtTATCCCTAAAGTTCCTTTTATTCCACCATCAAATAACAATTATCCTTCATTTCCCTCCTTACCCCCCTTTCCAACTCAAAACCTCATCTAATTTTCAGAGTCACATGGTATTTATATGATGACCTCTGTTTTCCTCTAAACTCATCTTCTGTCTTGTAGACAAGGTTAGCCTCTACCCACTTTGTCCCTGAGTACTGTAAACTGGGAATATGATTtcttgaaattgttttattttaaccaaAATCTATTAcaacatggggtgcctgtgtggctcagtcagttaagcatccgactcttgattttggctcaggtcatgatctcacagttcatgagttcaagccctgcatctgccctgtcagcacagagcctgcttgggattctccctctctacctctctctctgctcctcctctgcttgtattctctttccctctcaaaataaataaataaactttaaaaatatttttttaaaagaggaaggctacaaagaaatcttaaaatagTAATATAGAATGAATGCTGGGGATGAAATCGTCAGAAGGTAATTTTCTAGCTTATTCCCCAAGGTTACTAATACAAAGTATCTCAGATATCATACCACAGGGTAACTTAAAACCTTAATGCTTTATACTACCTGTAGGCAATCTAGGCATTATTATCTTTAAGGTAAGTTTAAGTTAACTTGCCACTTTTAAGACTTAAATTGTGACAAAGTAAATGATAAGTCCCTGTTTTAAAACTTCCAGCCTCTTTGGGCCTTTTTGTGAACAACACATTGATGTTTGcatatgcatttttgttttatgacTATGGTCAAACTTTAAAACACCCTTGTTCAAAGCCAAGCACACATGTGTTAAACTGAATTTCcatttacaactttttaaaaaactgaattaaagttttattcttttcaggcTACCCCTGTCACGAGTGAATTGTTctcagtttcttggtttgtgtgcTCTTCCAGGTAGGTTTACAGTTGGCTTCCTATTGAGATACTTCAGATAATTTTTTGTCAGCTAACACATCATACTCTGTACTGAGCAGTAAGAGAACTTCATATAGATCAGCAGCCTGGGGAAGTCACTTTTGGAAGCCCTCCTGTGGGCTGTAGCTAAAAGAACACAGATCACTCTTCAACCCTTCCAGACCCACATTCACGGTTCTATATTTCTGACTCACCTACCTTAATAAAACGTAAACACTGGGGTACAGGTGAGGCTGAGGGCAACAAGCAGGTACTTGTTATAGAAAGGACACAGAGCAAAGAATCTTTGGATGAGGAGTTCCTTCAGCTGGGATCTCTGAATCCCTGCAATTATATTACTAAGAATATAAGAAATCGAaatccctctctgtcccaaaaataaattaaaaacgttgaaaaaaaaaaattaaaaaaaaaggggcgcctgggtggcgcagtcggttaagcgtccgacttcagccaggtcacgatctcgcggtccgtgagttcgagccccgcgtcaggctctgggctggtggctcggagcctggagcctgtttccgattctgtgtctccctctctctctgcccctcccccgttcatgctctgtctctctctgtcccaaaaataaataaaaaacgttgaaaaaaaaaattaagaaatcgaAATCcatattcaaaatgaaattgCAACATATAAATGATCATATGGTATGACTTTCTAAAGTAGCTGTGTTTGTGTTTaagtatatttcttatatatgatTAAAAACTGACTTTTTCACTTGCCTTATTACTGCTTATaggttgtaaatttaaaaatgttagaagaaatATCCAAAAAGATACAGGTAGGTGTAACATGAAACAACCatattaatagtttttttctGAATAACACTGAAAATAATCTCTTTGTCAAAAAGAACAAACGTTAGTCTCTGTTTGGTATACCaaataaatgtttgatatttCATAGTTTTAAACTATAGATTTATTCTAACATGAAAGGAGGTATTTGCAAAGGGCACAGAGAACTAACTCATTTACTAAACATAGCATTGCTTTTCACCGATTGTTGTAGTTACACATAGAAATTGCATTTgagtttaaaatgtatacattagaGCGAGGAAGGTATGTAAACAGAAAACTGACATTTCACTGCCAAGATCTTTGAACACACTATCCTTTGCAGACTTGATTGTTGTGATAGCAGAAATTAAGCCTGAACTGGGAACCCAGAGGTAGTAGTGAAATTGTCCATCCTGGTTAGAATTTAGAGATCCAGCATCTAGGTGAGAAAGATGGAGTAGGGCCAATCTTCACAGGCCCAAAGATGTTCATACCACTATAGCCTCAAGTCTAATAATCCCACAAATATTCTGACAATCCACCCCAATTTGGAGTTTACATATTCCATGATACTAAAAAACttggattttcaaaatattttatcctgCTTGGCCTCGGATAGCTCAAGGCTAATAGTCCTACCAATGTCCTtataatacaacaaaataaatatagatataaatataatatataaatgatatatataaatatataagataaatGTCATATATCTTGATTCTGACCAGTAAAAAATTGTtgaatcttacatttttttcccagttGTTTTGGAGTATCAATTTATTAATGTACCTTCTCTAATTTATTCCTTACCTGCCAAAAAGGACTGGAGGCTAGTAGATTAGTTGACTCTTGCAGTATTTGTAAAGATTCTCTGATTTAGAGGTACCTGCCATGGTAGGAACTTTTCATTTGGAGACCATTTAAGTCATAagcaaaatataatgaaaatcacTAGTTCAAGAACCAGCCTTGCACATTTTGGAAAGCCCTGTTCCCTTGCAATATTTTGGAATTTGGGGTTTCCAATAGCTTACCAAACCTTTTGTCTTCCATTGAGATCTTGAATGCAATCCAATCCAATGTATAAGAGATGACAATCTGATAGGAGAGACCTAGACTCTCCCTGCACAAGCTCTTGTGGCTCCTCCTCTTTCTAGGAAAGCTTGAAAACCACTGTATAATAGCAATTATGTGTGCGAAAGGCAGATAGAAAATTACCTACTCTTGAAAATGGTGAAGTATGCTAACTACAGGTTTAATCCTTTTAgaagtacaaaaaaaataatagtattacCTAAAGCAGCACTGTCCACTGGAAATATAATGGGAGCCACAAATAGAAGCCATGTATGtaactttacatttttaagttgccacagtaaaaaattaaaaacagatgaaattaacttgataatatattttatttaacctaacaTAGCCTAAATAGTACATTGTCAATGGCTTTAAgtataaaacaaattattaatgagatatgggggattttttaaatttttttttttaatgtttatttttgagacagagacagaccatgaacgggggagggtcagagagagagggagacacagaatctgaaacaggctccaggctctgagctgtcagcacagagcccgacacgggctcgaactcacggaccgcgagatcatgacctgagccgaagtcagacacttaaccgactgagccacccaggcaccccagatatgGGCTTTTTGTACTTAACCTCTGAAATCAGATctatattttacacttacaaTACATCTCAatttgcactagccacatttcaggtacTAATCTGGAGGTTCATGATGAAAGGCACTTTGTGTTTAGTTAAATGTCCCAGGAtttgggaggcagggggagagaggagactgAGATCATCCAGAATTAGTTATTCATTTTGAACCTAATGGTCTATAATGAATATTGCCATAAGGACATTCCAGTGTATAGAATGGCCTATAGTACAATTGCTTGATTCATATTCATTATAGTGAAAATTAGCTAAGTTGCATAATTCTAACACAGTTAACGTTTTATTTCTGGAGACCTAGTCCACAAAATTAGATGCATGATGGGGTGGCACAGTATAAACATAAAGGAGAACATGAGCTCAGGCACCATGGGCATGCTGGAGATTTACATACAAGCCGTAGGGTCAAACAAAACAGCAGTGATGAAAGTAACAAACGTGAATTTTGTGAGAAAaaatcagggggaaaaatgtgCTGTCAGTTCTTCACAAGAGTTTATCTTGAAGTATTAGGTGtttcaaaatttactttaaaGCAGTATTGAAAAGATCTTTTTTCAAGAACAGCAATATAATTGACTCATCTTAAATTCAGTAAAAAGCATTTTGAATTATTAAGTCAGGTTTAATTTTAAGCACCTTTTGGTTCAGGCATTTCTAATTCCTATTTTGTGCTTAGTGACTTGATTTTTACCCTACTTTGAAGACAGATTAATATTGTTTTAGATTATCAATAAGTATTTCAAATGCATAGATTATCATTTGTTAGTTTGGCTTAAGAAATTTAACACCACATTCTCTGTCTTGACTGTatttaaatttgtaatattttgtacATGTGTATCCGTCTCTTGGTCTATTGGCAGAAGAACTAAAGAGCTATGGTATACAAGACATATTTGTTTTCTGCACCAGAGGGGAACTGTCAAAATACAGAGTCCCAAACCTTTTGGACCTCTACCATCAGTATGGAATTATCACTCATCATCATCCAATCCCAGATGGAGGGACTCCTAACATAGCCAGCTGCTGTGAAATAATGGAGGAGCTTGCAATCTGCCTTAAGAATAACCGGAAAACCTTAATACAGTacgtttttcttttctctgtatgttACATGAGAAATGTCCCAGTCAGAATGATTTTTCCAATTATTGCATCCTTACTTACTTATTACTTACCTTATAGTTTGGTGCAAGGATTAAAAGGAGATAAGGCATcagggcacgtggatggctcagttggttaagcacctgacccttggtttcggctcaggtcagaacctcacagccatgagattgatccctgcatcaggctgcatcaggctccatgctgtcagctcaaagcctgcttgggattctctctctctctctctttctcaatcccccctctcaaaataaataaataaactttaaggggaaaaaaaaaaagagataagataTGAAATTTCTAGTACAATGTCTGCTACAGAGCAAGCACTCAGATATttacctgctttgga is part of the Neofelis nebulosa isolate mNeoNeb1 chromosome 7, mNeoNeb1.pri, whole genome shotgun sequence genome and encodes:
- the CDKN3 gene encoding cyclin-dependent kinase inhibitor 3 isoform X1 — protein: MKPPSSLQTSEFDSSDEEPIEDEQTPIQISWLPLSRVNCSQFLGLCALPGCKFKNVRRNIQKDTEELKSYGIQDIFVFCTRGELSKYRVPNLLDLYHQYGIITHHHPIPDGGTPNIASCCEIMEELAICLKNNRKTLIHCYGGLGRSCLVAACLLLYLSDTVSPEQAIDSLRDLRGSGAIQTIKQYNYLHEFRDKLAAHLSSRDSLSRSVSR
- the CDKN3 gene encoding cyclin-dependent kinase inhibitor 3 isoform X2 → MKPPSSLQTSEFDSSDEEPIEDEQTPIQISWLPLSRVNCSQFLGLCALPGCKFKNVRRNIQKDTEELKSYGIQDIFVFCTRGELSKYRVPNLLDLYHQYGIITHHHPIPDGGTPNIASCCEIMEELAICLKNNRKTLIHCYGGLGRSCLAACLLLYLSDTVSPEQAIDSLRDLRGSGAIQTIKQYNYLHEFRDKLAAHLSSRDSLSRSVSR
- the CDKN3 gene encoding cyclin-dependent kinase inhibitor 3 isoform X4, which codes for MKPPSSLQTSEFDSSDEEPIEDEQTPIQISWLPLSRVNCSQFLGLCALPEELKSYGIQDIFVFCTRGELSKYRVPNLLDLYHQYGIITHHHPIPDGGTPNIASCCEIMEELAICLKNNRKTLIHCYGGLGRSCLVAACLLLYLSDTVSPEQAIDSLRDLRGSGAIQTIKQYNYLHEFRDKLAAHLSSRDSLSRSVSR
- the CDKN3 gene encoding cyclin-dependent kinase inhibitor 3 isoform X3, whose amino-acid sequence is MKPPSSLQTSEFDSSDEEPIEDEQTPIQISWLPLSRVNCSQFLGLCALPGCKFKNVRRNIQKDTELKSYGIQDIFVFCTRGELSKYRVPNLLDLYHQYGIITHHHPIPDGGTPNIASCCEIMEELAICLKNNRKTLIHCYGGLGRSCLVAACLLLYLSDTVSPEQAIDSLRDLRGSGAIQTIKQYNYLHEFRDKLAAHLSSRDSLSRSVSR